The genomic DNA TGGTGAGCTTGCCGCGCTGGCCGTTGTGGCCGGAGTCGTTGTGTTCGTCAAATGGGTAAGCGCTGTTCGGAAGCAGAAAGGTGTATCAGCTATGCAGAAAGCCATGAAGATCGGCATCGTTGTGCTGCTGCTCGTTGCCGTTGGGCTTGTGGTCGCCATGAGGAATCGTGGTTCCCGCTCAGGGGCGGGTTCCTCCGTTGAGCCATCGGCTGACATCTCGACGGCCGGCGAGAACCAGGCGGGATTGCCGCGCTTGGTCGATGTTGGCGCCGGCAGATGCATTCCCTGCAAGATGATGGCTCCAATCCTCGACGGGCTGAAGAAGGAGTACGCCGGTCGGCTGCGCGTCGATGTCTACGACCTGACGGTGGATCCAAGTGCGAGAGATCGCTTCAACGTGCGGCTGATCCCCACCCAGATCTTCTTCGATCCGGCTGGCAACGAGCTCTGGCGTCACGAGGGGTTCATGCCGGAAGAAGACATACTGGCCAAGTGGGAGGAGCTCGGCATCGATCTGAACGTCGGGACGTCAGCCCTGCCCGAGGACGAAGGAAGTGACCGTGAAAACCAGTAGACATGTGGTTGTGCTCGCGCTTGCGTTCGTGTCGGCGGCTGCCTGTTCCGCCGATGGGACGGAAGCCGCTGCGAAGGACGCCACAAAGACGGTTGGGTCGGCGTACCGTGATCTCGCATTGGGCTGCCTGACTCAGGCCGTTCTGGTCGACTTGCCCGCTGGCGTGCTGCTGCGCTCCGGGACGGTGGAGATCACTCAGAATGAGCTGGATCAACTGATTGCCCAAGCGCCCGAGCCCGTGCGTGACCAACTCCGCAAGAACGCCTTCTTCGTCCTGGAGCAGACAGCGACCGAGAAGCTGCTCCTTGCCGAGGCTCAGGCGGCTCTGGACGAGGCGGGACGGAACCCTGGAGGCAAGCCGGACGCTGAGCTCCTTAACGAGTATCTGATGTCGGTCGTCGAAGATGTTCGCGTCTCTGATGCAGAAGTCAGGGAGTTCTACGACGAGAACAAGGACATGGTTGGCGGGGCGCCGTTCGACCAGGTCAAGGAAGCGATCCGCCAGTACCTGAGCGGCCAGAAGAAGCAGGAAGCCGTCAGGAAACACATCGCCGCGCTGGGCAGGCGCGTCAGGATCGAGGTCGCTGCGGACTGGACCGGGCAACAGGCAGCGCTGGCCGCCGACAATCCCGTGGACAAGGCCCGCAACAGCGGCAAGCCCACCATGGTGGATTTTGGCGCCGATGGCTGCGGGCCTTGCGACCTGATGACGCCGATCCTGGCGGCCTTGAGGAAGAAGTACGAGGGCAAGGTCAACGTCGAGTTCGTCCACGTGCGCGAAGAGCAAATCCTCGCCGCGCGCTACGGCGTCGGCACGATCCCGACGCAGGTGTTCTACGACTCGAAGGGTGACGAAGCCTTTCGGCATGTCGGCTTCTACTCGCAGGACGAGACCGAGAAGAAGCTCGCCGAGATGGGGATCGAATAGCCATGGAACGCCTCTTCACGGAGCTGACGCGGGCGGTTGAGGGTACGCCGGCGATCGCGTTGGGTGCAGCGTTCGTATGGGGCGTGTTGAGCATTGTGCTCAGCCCGTGCCACCTCGCGAGCATCCCGCTCATCATCGGCTTCATTGACGAGCAGGGCCGGATGACGACCGGGCGCGCATTCCTGATCTCATCGCTGTTCTCCGTTGGCATTCTGGCGACGATCGGCGCTATCGGCGCCGTCACTGCGGCGGCAGGGCGCATGCTGGGCGACGTGGGCCGCTACGGCAACTACTTTGTGGCGATCATCTTCTTTCTGGTCGGGCTTCATCTGCTCGGTGTGATCCCCGCCCCGTGGTCCGGACCGGGCCGGGTCGGCATGAAGCGGAAGGGGCTTCTGGCGGCCTTCATTCTCGGTCTCGTGTTCGGCATCGCGCTTGGGCCCTGTACGTTCGCCTACATGGCCCCCATGCTCGGGGTGACATTCAAACTCGCGGCCACCAACTTGGCCTACGGCATCGTGCTGTTGCTCGCCTACGGCATCGGCCACTGCTCGGTCATCGTCGTGGCAGGCACCTCCACGGAACTGGTTCAGCATTGGCTGAACTGGACCGAGCACTCCAAGGGCGCTGTCATCGTCAAGCGCGTCTGCGGCGTGCAGGTTATTCTGGGCGGCCTGTATCTGATCTACACGGCATGAACCATCTTGGGGCCTGATCTGATGGAAGAAGCGGCGCGAGGCAAAGGGCTCAGCGTTTTCGAACGGTATCTGACCGTGTGGATCATCGTGTGCATCGGTGCGGGCATCATGCTGGGCAAGCTCGCGCCGGGCGTGGCGCGCACGCTCGATGCGATGGCGATCTCCGTCAACGGTGCGCCCGTCGTGTCGATCCCCATCGCCGTCTGCCTCTTCTTCATGATGTACCCGATCATGGTGAAGATTGACTTCGCCGAGGTGGTCAAAGCGGGCAAGAGCGGCAAGCCCGTCGGGCTGACGCTCTTTGTGAACTGGGCGATCAAGCCGTTCACGATGTACGCGATCGCCGTGTTCTTCCTCGGCACGCTGTTCTACACACTTATCGGCCCGGACGCCGTGGACTACGTCAAGGCGCCCTTTGGGCTCGACTTGCCTGTCGGAGCGCAGCACGGCGCGGGCACGGTCGTGATGCACGAGGGCGCTCGGATGCTCGAGGTGCCGCTGTGGCGCAGCTACCTGGCGGGCTGCATCCTGCT from Verrucomicrobiota bacterium includes the following:
- a CDS encoding thioredoxin family protein, which gives rise to MRNRGSRSGAGSSVEPSADISTAGENQAGLPRLVDVGAGRCIPCKMMAPILDGLKKEYAGRLRVDVYDLTVDPSARDRFNVRLIPTQIFFDPAGNELWRHEGFMPEEDILAKWEELGIDLNVGTSALPEDEGSDRENQ
- a CDS encoding thioredoxin family protein, whose amino-acid sequence is MKTSRHVVVLALAFVSAAACSADGTEAAAKDATKTVGSAYRDLALGCLTQAVLVDLPAGVLLRSGTVEITQNELDQLIAQAPEPVRDQLRKNAFFVLEQTATEKLLLAEAQAALDEAGRNPGGKPDAELLNEYLMSVVEDVRVSDAEVREFYDENKDMVGGAPFDQVKEAIRQYLSGQKKQEAVRKHIAALGRRVRIEVAADWTGQQAALAADNPVDKARNSGKPTMVDFGADGCGPCDLMTPILAALRKKYEGKVNVEFVHVREEQILAARYGVGTIPTQVFYDSKGDEAFRHVGFYSQDETEKKLAEMGIE
- a CDS encoding cytochrome C biogenesis protein, with the translated sequence MERLFTELTRAVEGTPAIALGAAFVWGVLSIVLSPCHLASIPLIIGFIDEQGRMTTGRAFLISSLFSVGILATIGAIGAVTAAAGRMLGDVGRYGNYFVAIIFFLVGLHLLGVIPAPWSGPGRVGMKRKGLLAAFILGLVFGIALGPCTFAYMAPMLGVTFKLAATNLAYGIVLLLAYGIGHCSVIVVAGTSTELVQHWLNWTEHSKGAVIVKRVCGVQVILGGLYLIYTA